In Salinibaculum sp. SYNS191, the genomic window CAGGAGTCGTCCGACGAGCGTACTCTTCCCGTGGTCGACGTGGCCGATGATGGCCAAGTTCTGGTGCGGTTTGTCCTCACTCATTGTTTCTCACGCGCAGAGGCGCTATGTCGGCATCTTTACGCGGTTGCTCATAAAACGATTTCGATACCGCCCGTGAACTATCCCGTCGCTGTCCCGTGATTTGCTACGTGGTCACACGGCACTGGTCGAAATGTGGTCACTTACCGCCATCGACAGGACGCCACTGATACTGCAAAACGACGAGCGAGCGGGAACGGACTCAGTCGGCCAGCCGGTCGACGTCGGCGAGCACCGCCGTCGCCGTCTCGGGGCCGCCGGCACCCCGGCCGGAGACGTTCAGCTGTCCGGCGTGGGCGGTCTCCAGCTGGACGATGTTGCGCGTCCCCGTCACGGCGAGCGCGCCGTGTTCCGGGACGAGCCGCGGTCCGACGCGGACCTCGCCGCCGGTGACCTCGCCGATGAGCCGGATGGTACGGCCGTCCTCGTTGGCGAGGTCGAGCGCGCTGCCGGGCAGGTCGCTGATGCCCTCGACACGCGCGTCGTCGAGCGTGTACTCGCGCTCGTCGCCGGCGAGGACGTTCGCGACGATGACGCACTTCAGCGCCGCGTCGGTCCCCTCCACGTCGAAGGTGGGGTCGGCCTCGGCGACGCCGAGGTCCTGGGCCTCCGCGAGAACGTGCTCGTAGCCCAGTCCCTCCGCGGCCATCCGCGAGAGGATGAAGTTGGCCGTGCCGTTGAGGACGCCGCGGACGGCGGTAATCTTGTCCGGGCCGAAGTCGGCGATGGTCGAGAGGACGGGCATCGCACCGCCGACGGTGGCCTCGAAGTAGACCTCGCCGGCGCTCTCCCGTTCGAGCGCCCGCACGTCGGCGTAGCGCTCGGCGACCGGTCCCTTGTTCGCGAGGACGACGTGGCGGTCGCGTTCGAGCGCGTGCTCGACGTGCCCGAACCCGGGCTGGGCGTCGCCCAGCGTCGTCGGCGTCGCCTCAACGAGCACGTCGTACTCGCCGGCCAGTGCGTCCTCCGGGTCGGCGTCGCCGACGACGCCCTCAGTCTCCTTGCGCTCGATTGCCGCCTGGCCGTCGATGCCCGCGGGGGCGACGGCGGCGCTGCGGGAGTCGGCGAAGGCGGTGACCGTGTGGCCGTACTCGCCGGCCAGGTCGACGACCGACGAGCCGACGGCGCCGGCCCCGATGACGGCGAGTCTCACGCCGCATCACCCGCCGTCAGCGGCTCGACGACCTGGAAGTCCTTCTCCGCGGCTATCTCGTGAATGATGTCCATCGCGGCCTCCGTCTCGCCGCGCTGGGCGGCCAGGCGGACGCGGGCGCTCGACTCGCCGTCGCGCCCCTCCGGCGCGGACAGCGAGAAGTCCCGGACCGACGCCCCCGAGGAGTCCTCGATGCGCGAGAGGGTATCGGAGAGGTCGGTGTCGACGATGTGGCCGATGAGGACGACGGTCAGTTCCTCGCCGTAGCGCTCGGCACCGGCCTGGATGACGTTGATGCCCTCGTCCCGCAGCGCGTCGACGATGTCGTCGAACCGCTCCGGTGTCGCCTCCAGGTCGACTTCGACGGGGATGTGGCCACGCGGTGTGACGTTGCCCCGCTCGTGGAAGATAGAGAGGAGGTTGCCGCCGTTGTCGGCGATGGGCTCCAGCGCCCGGAGCAGTTCCCCGGGCCGGTCGACCAGCTCCAGCCGGACCGTGTAGGCCCGCACCTCCTCCGTCGAGTCGCTCATCGGCGCTCACCTCTGCGTCGAGTCCGGAGGCTCATTGCCAGCCTCTCCGGGGGCCGGCTATAAGAATCCCGTCGTTTGTCGCGGCCGCAGTCGCCGCCTACGGCAGGAACCGGTCGTAGACGTCGTCGATAGCGTCGTTGTACTCCGCGCCGTTCGGGCTCCCCCACGGGTTCCGCGAGAAGTAGTACATCGCGGCGAAGAAGGCACCCATCGAGATGGCGAGATAGGGCTGGACGACTGCACCGAGGACGAACGTCGCCACCCCGGCCAGCAGGCCGCCGATGACGATGTCCGCAATCTGGTGTGTCAGAGACATGCCCGGCGGTAGGAGACGGTGGCAGGTAAGGAAACGGGTTCGGCGACGCCGGACTACCGCGTCGGGCCGCGGTAGCGCGCCAGTTGCGCCGCAAGTTCCCGCTCCTTCAGCAGGCCGAACCCGGCGGCGATGACGAGGAAGCCGACGACGGCCAGCGGGTCGACGGGTTCGTTCAGGACGAGGCTGCCGATAGCGAGTGTCACCGGCGGCGT contains:
- a CDS encoding homoserine dehydrogenase, yielding MRLAVIGAGAVGSSVVDLAGEYGHTVTAFADSRSAAVAPAGIDGQAAIERKETEGVVGDADPEDALAGEYDVLVEATPTTLGDAQPGFGHVEHALERDRHVVLANKGPVAERYADVRALERESAGEVYFEATVGGAMPVLSTIADFGPDKITAVRGVLNGTANFILSRMAAEGLGYEHVLAEAQDLGVAEADPTFDVEGTDAALKCVIVANVLAGDEREYTLDDARVEGISDLPGSALDLANEDGRTIRLIGEVTGGEVRVGPRLVPEHGALAVTGTRNIVQLETAHAGQLNVSGRGAGGPETATAVLADVDRLAD
- a CDS encoding amino acid-binding protein; the encoded protein is MSDSTEEVRAYTVRLELVDRPGELLRALEPIADNGGNLLSIFHERGNVTPRGHIPVEVDLEATPERFDDIVDALRDEGINVIQAGAERYGEELTVVLIGHIVDTDLSDTLSRIEDSSGASVRDFSLSAPEGRDGESSARVRLAAQRGETEAAMDIIHEIAAEKDFQVVEPLTAGDAA